A genomic region of Miscanthus floridulus cultivar M001 chromosome 3, ASM1932011v1, whole genome shotgun sequence contains the following coding sequences:
- the LOC136541657 gene encoding pentatricopeptide repeat-containing protein CRR2, chloroplastic-like isoform X2: protein MHPLPAPVASRLAAVLADPVGIPLPVFNSLLSALAASVDPSHAHLPLHLFRRRLLPLRRPDAFTLSALTSSLPSAAAALHALALRLGLLHADPILANSLLRLYLRPPVPCPGLARRLFDEMPARTASSYNTLISHSPDDVWGLVRRMVADGCAPDRFTVSAVLPACTSAHWGRELHCYAVRAGMCGEDDFHVSSGLVSMYCRVGHPDSARTVFNRMERRNVVSWTAMVGGYMENGMFEDAVDCFRAMWLIDAIPPNRIALITVLSAIEALSGLAEGKQVHAFAVRMMMRAEVSLNNALIDTYAKCGALHYARRIFDGTSWCKDVISWGAMILGYGIHACCRSGLVLKGLNTYSSMVNDHGVHPTEEMCACMVDLLGRSGHVYRALDFVKSMSVEPGPSVWGALLDASVKYGNEEIQDLASRSLLRLEQGKPSNLVAVSNLNASSERWNVVEQVRDTINQGSLKKRTGCSWVNPI, encoded by the exons ATGCACCCGCTTCCGGCGCCCGTGGCTTCCCGACTGGCGGCCGTGCTCGCGGACCCGGTCGGCATCCCGCTGCCTGTCTTCAACTCCCTCCTCTCCGCGCTCGCCGCCTCCGTGGACCCGTCCCACGCGCACCTCCCGCTCCACCTCTTCCGCCGTCGCCTACTCCCGCTTCGCCGCCCCGACGCCTTCACCCTCTCCGCCCTCACCTCGTCcctcccctccgccgccgccgccctccacgCCCTCGCCCTCCGCCTCGGCCTCCTCCACGCGGACCCCATCCTCGCCAACTCTCTGCTCCGTCTCTACCTACGCCCACCCGTCCCCTGCCCGGGCCTCGCGCGCCGCCTGTTCGACGAAATGCCCGCGCGCACCGCGTCCTCCTACAACACCCTCATCTCGCACTCGCCCGACGACGTGTGGGGCCTGGTGCGGCGGATGGTCGCTGACGGGTGCGCGCCAGACCGGTTCACTGTCTCAGCCGTGCTGCCCGCGTGCACGTCTGCGCACTGGGGCAGGGAGCTGCATTGCTACGCGGTCAGGGCTGGGATGTGCGGGGAGGATGATTTCCATGTCAGCAGCGGCCTTGTGTCCATGTACTGCAGGGTTGGCCACCCGGACTCTGCCCGAACGGTTTTCAACAGGATGGAACGGAGGAATGTTGTTTCCTGGACTGCCATGGTCGGAGGGTACATGGAgaatggtatgtttgaggatgcAGTGGATTGTTTCCGGGCGATGTGGCTGATTGATGCCATTCCACCAAACAGGATCGCGTTGATCACTGTGCTCTCGGCCATTGAGGCCCTCTCGGGCTTGGCAGAGGGGAAGCAGGTGCATGCTTTTGCGGTGAGAATGATGATGCGCGCTGAGGTGTCACTGAACAATGCTTTGATTGATACATACGCAAAGTGTGGGGCCTTGCATTATGCAAGGCGGATCTTTGATGGTACCAGTTGGTGCAAAGATGTGATCTCATGGGGTGCAATGATTTTGGGTTATGGCATTCATG CTTGTTGCCGCTCGGGTTTGGTGCTGAAGGGCCTTAATACATACAGCTCCATGGTAAATGATCATGGGGTTCATCCAACCGAGGAGATGTGTGCCTGCATGGTTGATTTACTTGGCCGATCTGGGCATGTTTACCGTGCCCTGGATTTTGTGAAGTCAATGAGTGTGGAGCCAGGCCCTAGTGTCTGGGGAGCACTTCTGGATGCCTCTGTTAAGTACGGCAACGAAGAAATCCAAGATTTGGCTTCCAGGTCTCTTCTTAGATTGGAACAAGGGAAACCATCAAATCTTGTTGCAGTATCTAACCTAAATGCTTCTTCAGAAAGGTGGAATGTTGTTGAACAAGTAAGGGATACAATCAACCAGGGATCATTGAAGAAAAGAACTGGTTGCAGTTGGGTAAATCCAATATAG
- the LOC136541657 gene encoding pentatricopeptide repeat-containing protein CRR2, chloroplastic-like isoform X1, with product MHPLPAPVASRLAAVLADPVGIPLPVFNSLLSALAASVDPSHAHLPLHLFRRRLLPLRRPDAFTLSALTSSLPSAAAALHALALRLGLLHADPILANSLLRLYLRPPVPCPGLARRLFDEMPARTASSYNTLISHSPDDVWGLVRRMVADGCAPDRFTVSAVLPACTSAHWGRELHCYAVRAGMCGEDDFHVSSGLVSMYCRVGHPDSARTVFNRMERRNVVSWTAMVGGYMENGMFEDAVDCFRAMWLIDAIPPNRIALITVLSAIEALSGLAEGKQVHAFAVRMMMRAEVSLNNALIDTYAKCGALHYARRIFDGTSWCKDVISWGAMILGYGIHGMGVEAIALFDQMLTSGVKPDSIIGLGVLSACCRSGLVLKGLNTYSSMVNDHGVHPTEEMCACMVDLLGRSGHVYRALDFVKSMSVEPGPSVWGALLDASVKYGNEEIQDLASRSLLRLEQGKPSNLVAVSNLNASSERWNVVEQVRDTINQGSLKKRTGCSWVNPI from the coding sequence ATGCACCCGCTTCCGGCGCCCGTGGCTTCCCGACTGGCGGCCGTGCTCGCGGACCCGGTCGGCATCCCGCTGCCTGTCTTCAACTCCCTCCTCTCCGCGCTCGCCGCCTCCGTGGACCCGTCCCACGCGCACCTCCCGCTCCACCTCTTCCGCCGTCGCCTACTCCCGCTTCGCCGCCCCGACGCCTTCACCCTCTCCGCCCTCACCTCGTCcctcccctccgccgccgccgccctccacgCCCTCGCCCTCCGCCTCGGCCTCCTCCACGCGGACCCCATCCTCGCCAACTCTCTGCTCCGTCTCTACCTACGCCCACCCGTCCCCTGCCCGGGCCTCGCGCGCCGCCTGTTCGACGAAATGCCCGCGCGCACCGCGTCCTCCTACAACACCCTCATCTCGCACTCGCCCGACGACGTGTGGGGCCTGGTGCGGCGGATGGTCGCTGACGGGTGCGCGCCAGACCGGTTCACTGTCTCAGCCGTGCTGCCCGCGTGCACGTCTGCGCACTGGGGCAGGGAGCTGCATTGCTACGCGGTCAGGGCTGGGATGTGCGGGGAGGATGATTTCCATGTCAGCAGCGGCCTTGTGTCCATGTACTGCAGGGTTGGCCACCCGGACTCTGCCCGAACGGTTTTCAACAGGATGGAACGGAGGAATGTTGTTTCCTGGACTGCCATGGTCGGAGGGTACATGGAgaatggtatgtttgaggatgcAGTGGATTGTTTCCGGGCGATGTGGCTGATTGATGCCATTCCACCAAACAGGATCGCGTTGATCACTGTGCTCTCGGCCATTGAGGCCCTCTCGGGCTTGGCAGAGGGGAAGCAGGTGCATGCTTTTGCGGTGAGAATGATGATGCGCGCTGAGGTGTCACTGAACAATGCTTTGATTGATACATACGCAAAGTGTGGGGCCTTGCATTATGCAAGGCGGATCTTTGATGGTACCAGTTGGTGCAAAGATGTGATCTCATGGGGTGCAATGATTTTGGGTTATGGCATTCATGGTATGGGTGTCGAAGCAATTGCTTTGTTCGATCAGATGCTTACCTCTGGGGTAAAACCTGACAGCATAATCGGACTTGGTGTTCTTTCAGCTTGTTGCCGCTCGGGTTTGGTGCTGAAGGGCCTTAATACATACAGCTCCATGGTAAATGATCATGGGGTTCATCCAACCGAGGAGATGTGTGCCTGCATGGTTGATTTACTTGGCCGATCTGGGCATGTTTACCGTGCCCTGGATTTTGTGAAGTCAATGAGTGTGGAGCCAGGCCCTAGTGTCTGGGGAGCACTTCTGGATGCCTCTGTTAAGTACGGCAACGAAGAAATCCAAGATTTGGCTTCCAGGTCTCTTCTTAGATTGGAACAAGGGAAACCATCAAATCTTGTTGCAGTATCTAACCTAAATGCTTCTTCAGAAAGGTGGAATGTTGTTGAACAAGTAAGGGATACAATCAACCAGGGATCATTGAAGAAAAGAACTGGTTGCAGTTGGGTAAATCCAATATAG